Proteins encoded together in one Fusobacterium perfoetens window:
- a CDS encoding sensor histidine kinase, protein MKIKINLFRKISIFSIFLIIFTVLVSYVLSIFFADSFYIKRIKREILATSIQTKNLMKNPNNSTLLEEYIDNIRDSKGINIYLGNLQPQKALHHKRYKNRYENLDEGFHIIFLQNNNITLLAYKEVIGGKNLLVITTSLSVMSSHRHEVYLLNLITFIIAMVVSIVISRIFTKRITDNIKSLNRVAQKISRLDFSEKSSIKTSDELMELSQNINTMADNIKSSMENLNTFVSNASHELKTPIAVINTHAQLLMSDRLDRGSERNYHKVILKESKYMDTLVKDLLLLSKLSSNFNLEKEEFNLKDLLKESMEKFEFLELKKDLTWEIDLKDMSMKVNKKLFRIVLDNLVQNALKYSPENSLIKVYSKEGKIFFENPIYIEEVDREKLFEPFFRGKNATELNIEGSGLGLSLIKKILDLHKSDYNIVIENDRFIFSFDILR, encoded by the coding sequence ATGAAAATAAAAATTAATCTTTTTAGAAAAATTTCGATTTTTTCCATATTTTTAATTATATTTACAGTTCTTGTAAGCTATGTCCTAAGTATATTTTTTGCTGATTCTTTCTATATAAAAAGGATAAAAAGGGAGATACTCGCAACTTCTATCCAGACCAAAAACCTTATGAAAAATCCCAATAATTCTACTTTACTTGAGGAATATATTGATAATATAAGGGATAGCAAGGGGATAAATATCTATCTTGGGAATTTACAGCCACAAAAGGCTCTCCACCATAAAAGGTATAAAAATCGTTATGAAAATCTTGATGAAGGGTTTCATATTATCTTTCTACAGAATAATAATATAACTCTTTTGGCATATAAAGAGGTGATTGGAGGAAAAAATCTCCTTGTAATCACCACTTCTCTATCGGTTATGAGTAGCCATAGACACGAGGTCTATCTTCTAAACCTTATAACTTTTATTATAGCAATGGTTGTAAGTATTGTTATATCAAGGATTTTTACTAAAAGAATAACAGATAATATCAAATCTCTTAATAGGGTGGCACAAAAAATATCTAGGCTTGATTTCTCTGAAAAATCTTCTATAAAAACCAGTGATGAGCTTATGGAACTTAGCCAAAATATAAATACAATGGCAGATAATATAAAAAGTTCTATGGAAAATCTAAATACTTTTGTGTCCAATGCCTCCCACGAACTTAAAACCCCTATTGCTGTTATTAATACCCACGCTCAACTTCTTATGAGTGATAGGTTAGACAGGGGGAGCGAGAGAAATTATCATAAGGTTATCTTGAAAGAAAGCAAGTATATGGACACTCTTGTTAAGGATTTGCTTTTACTTTCTAAACTTTCTTCCAACTTTAATCTTGAAAAGGAGGAGTTTAACCTTAAAGATTTATTAAAAGAGAGTATGGAAAAGTTTGAATTTTTGGAACTAAAAAAAGATTTGACTTGGGAAATCGATTTAAAAGATATGTCTATGAAAGTCAATAAAAAATTATTTAGGATTGTACTTGATAATCTGGTGCAAAATGCCCTTAAATATTCCCCTGAAAACTCTTTGATAAAGGTTTATTCTAAGGAGGGTAAGATATTTTTTGAAAATCCTATCTATATTGAGGAAGTGGACAGGGAAAAACTTTTTGAGCCTTTCTTTAGAGGGAAAAATGCCACAGAGCTAAATATCGAGGGTAGTGGCTTGGGACTTTCTCTTATAAAAAAGATTTTGGATTTGCATAAGTCAGATTATAATATAGTTATAGAAAATGACAGATTTATTTTTTCTTTTGACATATTGAGGTAA